Proteins encoded in a region of the Chryseobacterium piperi genome:
- a CDS encoding hydroxymethylglutaryl-CoA synthase family protein, with protein MTFGIEAVGYYIPSLYLEIKDLAEKRGIEPAKLEKGLGLHRMGFPDVHEDAATFAAEALLKLIKDYQINPEDIARIYLGTESALDAAKPTASYAMQMVEKVLEEEFGERCFKNCDVVDMTFACVGAVDALHNSLDFVRVNPDKKAIVIASDYAKYELSSPGEYTQGGGAVALLVSSEPNLLEIENFWGVATESVFDFFKPRRYYQKEELTTAPETYPDKIEIFTDEPVFDGQYSNQCYQDRIREAYSHYKEITGKDKPYKDWKYLIFHLPYAFHGKRVFTEIFSLENGLSYRTPEEQKVVAKSEDYLQFINEKIEKSQRASSEIGNMYTASIFMALLSALQTSFNDGEELTGEKIGFLGYGSGSKSKVFAGAVSKNWKNVVSKWNLFENLNERTAIDFESYEKLHRKQLKESVNPDYSGFGLESVETDNPVLNGARYYNYK; from the coding sequence ATGACTTTTGGAATTGAAGCTGTAGGCTACTATATACCGTCTTTGTATTTAGAGATCAAAGACCTGGCAGAAAAAAGAGGAATTGAACCTGCGAAATTAGAAAAAGGCTTAGGCTTACATAGGATGGGATTTCCTGATGTTCATGAAGATGCAGCTACTTTTGCAGCCGAAGCATTGTTAAAATTAATAAAAGACTATCAGATTAATCCTGAAGATATAGCAAGAATTTACTTAGGGACTGAAAGTGCATTGGATGCAGCAAAACCTACCGCTTCTTATGCCATGCAGATGGTAGAAAAAGTGTTGGAGGAAGAATTCGGAGAACGATGCTTTAAAAATTGCGATGTAGTAGATATGACTTTCGCATGTGTTGGTGCTGTTGATGCTCTTCATAACTCTCTTGATTTCGTAAGGGTAAATCCTGATAAAAAGGCTATTGTCATTGCCAGTGATTATGCAAAATATGAGCTTAGCTCACCTGGAGAGTATACGCAGGGTGGTGGTGCAGTTGCTTTATTGGTTTCTTCAGAGCCTAACCTGTTAGAAATTGAAAACTTTTGGGGAGTAGCTACAGAAAGTGTATTTGATTTTTTTAAACCGAGACGTTATTATCAGAAAGAGGAATTGACTACTGCTCCTGAAACTTACCCGGACAAAATAGAGATATTTACCGATGAGCCTGTTTTTGATGGGCAGTACTCTAATCAATGTTATCAGGATCGTATCAGAGAAGCATATTCCCATTATAAGGAAATTACAGGTAAGGATAAACCTTATAAAGATTGGAAATACCTGATCTTCCACCTTCCCTACGCTTTTCATGGGAAAAGGGTCTTTACTGAAATTTTCAGTCTGGAAAATGGACTTTCTTATAGAACACCTGAAGAGCAAAAGGTTGTTGCTAAATCTGAAGACTATCTCCAATTCATCAATGAAAAAATTGAAAAATCTCAACGGGCCTCTTCCGAAATAGGAAATATGTATACCGCTTCTATCTTTATGGCATTGCTTTCGGCATTGCAAACATCTTTTAATGATGGTGAAGAATTAACAGGAGAAAAGATAGGATTTCTTGGATATGGCAGCGGATCCAAATCTAAAGTTTTTGCAGGGGCAGTTTCTAAGAACTGGAAAAATGTAGTTTCTAAATGGAACTTATTCGAAAATCTAAATGAGCGAACTGCTATTGATTTTGAAAGCTATGAGAAACTACATAGAAAACAACTAAAGGAATCTGTTAATCCAGACTATAGTGGATTTGGATTGGAATCTGTAGAAACCGATAATCCTGTTTTAAATGGAGCAAGATATTATAATTATAAGTAA
- a CDS encoding SusC/RagA family TonB-linked outer membrane protein: protein MNVRLCIITTAGLFFTGQFVNAQKKTNDSLKEANIQEVVVTGYQKKSKDEVSSAITVVSGKSLSNFSGSTMGSNALQGKAAGVDVSALNGKPGGGSAINIRGLGNITTSVGASNPLYVIDGFIVGNDQRAQDVFNSINPSDYENISVLKDAAAAAIYGSQGANGVIVLTTKSGKSGKPVITLSSRMGFSERINDINFRMMNSAQKIDYEKQMFNLGIPGYTQWTDARTNAALALDHNWQKDILRTSFIESYQVGIRGGNDKSKYTISLGYDSDNGIVQNIHAYKRYTGRMKYEANPTDRLSFGTSMGVNYSRSQETRDRNNTQNPFRAMYAYNSFEPVYNQDGSYNATRQGFPILEALKNNPEFINSLIFDGNIFAQYKITEGLNFKTQLGGYFNNIRRTSTIFRGSFLDNILGINGQVTEQNQNRFRYTNSNTLNYVKSFGDHSFDFLALVEYTEFRNDFISGTGRSFAIPSISQLNNTVVPFAVAGYNELFRTFSYGGFVTYDFAKKYVVTASVRQDRDSRFGRNNNISEPFWSVSGAWNISNENFLKDKNIVSLLKLRASIGTRGYNNIGLNLNNVLMSGGAYGNFPTAALNSNYGNPDLKWEVTRSQNYGAEFGFLKNRIRGTLDYFIDQKRDFILAIPNLSSEGGAYSKNINAGDLVNKGLEISLSADIIKSKDFNWSVRANTSIMSYKLNKLRNGETERIYDINILREGYEPFSFFLVRSAGVNPANGNEMYYTKDGGLTEIYNSNDAVLLENKSPLPRLFGGFGTSLSYKGIDLQADFTYKSGNYTYNYMARDMLNYSNGALGNMRTDAANYWTTPGQTNVLPRPNNPSNAPGGATGLQTTDRFLQDASYLRLRNVSIGYTIDKRTIGESLPVNKIRLSLTGQNLATWTKFQGDPEVSIGSGENQTGAGQTFISGAYALYGYPAVKTYLFGIEIEF, encoded by the coding sequence ATGAATGTAAGATTATGCATTATAACAACTGCCGGATTGTTTTTTACGGGGCAGTTTGTAAATGCTCAAAAAAAAACTAATGATAGTTTAAAGGAGGCGAATATACAGGAAGTAGTAGTAACTGGATATCAGAAAAAAAGTAAGGATGAAGTGAGTTCTGCTATTACTGTTGTATCCGGGAAATCATTATCTAACTTTTCTGGTTCTACTATGGGAAGTAATGCATTGCAGGGGAAGGCTGCCGGAGTAGATGTTTCTGCATTAAATGGGAAACCTGGTGGAGGATCAGCAATTAATATTAGAGGACTTGGTAATATTACAACCTCAGTAGGAGCATCCAATCCATTATATGTTATTGACGGGTTTATTGTAGGAAATGATCAAAGAGCACAAGATGTTTTTAATTCTATAAACCCTAGTGATTACGAAAATATTTCAGTACTAAAGGATGCCGCAGCAGCAGCAATCTATGGTTCACAGGGAGCTAATGGGGTAATTGTTTTAACTACCAAGAGTGGTAAATCAGGAAAACCTGTGATTACTTTAAGTTCTCGTATGGGATTTTCTGAACGAATTAATGACATCAATTTTAGGATGATGAATTCTGCCCAGAAAATTGATTATGAAAAACAAATGTTTAATTTGGGAATTCCGGGATATACCCAGTGGACTGATGCCAGAACTAATGCTGCACTTGCATTAGATCATAATTGGCAAAAGGATATTTTAAGAACTTCATTTATAGAGTCTTATCAGGTAGGGATCAGAGGAGGAAATGATAAATCCAAATATACTATTTCATTAGGTTATGATTCTGATAACGGGATCGTTCAGAATATTCATGCGTACAAAAGATATACCGGTAGGATGAAGTATGAAGCTAATCCAACTGATAGATTGAGTTTTGGTACGTCCATGGGGGTAAACTATAGCAGATCTCAGGAAACAAGAGATAGAAATAATACACAGAACCCATTTAGAGCGATGTATGCTTATAACAGTTTTGAACCTGTTTATAATCAAGATGGTAGCTATAATGCTACAAGACAAGGATTCCCTATCTTGGAGGCTCTTAAAAACAATCCTGAATTCATCAACTCTTTAATTTTTGATGGAAATATATTTGCTCAATACAAAATTACAGAAGGTTTAAATTTTAAAACTCAATTAGGAGGGTATTTTAATAATATTAGAAGAACCAGTACAATATTTAGAGGATCATTTCTAGATAATATATTAGGAATCAACGGGCAGGTTACAGAACAAAATCAAAATCGCTTTAGATATACCAATTCGAATACATTAAACTATGTAAAGTCGTTTGGAGATCATAGTTTTGACTTTTTAGCTTTAGTTGAGTACACAGAATTCAGGAATGACTTTATCAGTGGAACAGGAAGAAGTTTTGCAATACCATCAATAAGCCAATTAAATAATACGGTTGTACCTTTTGCTGTTGCTGGATATAATGAATTATTCAGAACATTCTCCTATGGAGGTTTTGTAACATATGATTTTGCTAAGAAGTATGTTGTAACAGCTTCCGTAAGACAAGATAGGGATTCTAGATTTGGAAGAAATAATAATATCTCAGAACCATTCTGGTCAGTGAGTGGAGCCTGGAATATTAGTAATGAAAACTTTTTAAAGGATAAAAATATAGTATCTCTTTTAAAGCTTAGAGCATCAATTGGTACAAGAGGATACAATAACATTGGGCTTAATTTGAATAATGTTCTTATGTCAGGAGGGGCTTATGGAAATTTTCCAACAGCCGCACTTAACAGTAATTATGGAAACCCAGATTTAAAATGGGAGGTGACAAGATCACAGAACTATGGAGCAGAATTTGGTTTTTTAAAGAATAGAATTAGAGGGACACTAGATTATTTTATTGATCAAAAGAGAGATTTTATTCTAGCTATTCCTAACTTAAGTTCAGAAGGAGGAGCTTACTCAAAAAATATTAATGCTGGAGATCTTGTTAACAAAGGTTTAGAAATTAGTTTGTCAGCCGACATTATTAAATCTAAGGACTTTAATTGGAGTGTACGTGCCAATACAAGTATCATGAGTTATAAACTTAATAAATTGAGAAATGGTGAAACAGAAAGGATATATGATATTAATATTTTAAGAGAAGGATACGAACCGTTTTCATTTTTCTTAGTAAGAAGCGCAGGGGTTAATCCTGCTAATGGTAATGAAATGTATTATACTAAAGATGGTGGATTAACAGAAATTTACAATTCTAATGATGCTGTTTTGTTAGAAAACAAATCTCCTCTTCCAAGATTATTTGGAGGATTTGGAACTAGTCTTTCTTATAAGGGTATTGATCTACAAGCTGACTTTACTTATAAATCAGGAAATTATACCTACAATTATATGGCTCGTGATATGTTGAACTATAGTAACGGTGCTCTTGGTAATATGAGAACTGACGCAGCCAACTATTGGACAACACCAGGTCAAACAAATGTGTTACCAAGACCTAATAATCCAAGTAATGCTCCAGGAGGTGCTACAGGGTTACAAACCACAGATCGCTTTTTACAGGATGCTTCCTATCTTAGATTGAGAAATGTAAGTATTGGATATACTATTGATAAAAGAACAATCGGAGAATCATTACCTGTTAACAAAATAAGATTATCATTAACAGGACAAAACCTTGCAACCTGGACAAAGTTTCAAGGAGATCCGGAGGTGTCAATCGGATCGGGTGAAAATCAAACCGGTGCCGGACAGACATTTATTAGCGGTGCTTATGCACTATATGGCTATCCAGCTGTAAAAACTTATTTATTTGGAATTGAAATAGAATTTTAA
- a CDS encoding RagB/SusD family nutrient uptake outer membrane protein → MKKVISISILSLISFFSIQCSADRFDIIPNDQDTPDNIFTTETNYRIVLDGAYDAFKSPTYYNGDTGSSIILGDVLADNLILNPQGRQTNRSAYEWSYTPQSATVTGLYSSAYRVISRVNNVLDNLNRVPYTDYMKNIEAEAKAIRAFAHFDLVRAYAKIPTQSSDAMSSMGIAYVTTFNPEIKPSRDASVSITYDKIIADLEDALVKISPDTKFIGRFTKASILGFLSRVYLYKGDYAKVIEYGEQSIALSSSVGLRSSFVNVWRDASDDGELFTILNSNIAADNVTVGVAYNQMVRGIRSEYNVNYDLFTKYKDTVDIRKEAYVVTANFATTPYNHVIKYAYRASISVTQVVDIKLLRSAEVYLNVAEAYMKSPAPNPALALEKLNKLRAQRYDKYVPGTETGTDLLNAIYLERRLELAFENDRFWTIKRLGQAVVRSDFGSSVNGGGTDAPSGALKTLPAGHYRFVLPIPQEAINLNSNLKQNPGY, encoded by the coding sequence ATGAAAAAAGTAATTAGTATATCAATCCTTTCATTAATATCTTTCTTTAGCATTCAGTGTAGTGCGGATAGGTTTGATATTATACCTAACGATCAAGATACTCCGGATAATATTTTCACTACTGAAACTAATTATAGAATAGTATTAGATGGTGCTTACGATGCATTTAAAAGCCCAACTTATTACAATGGAGATACGGGAAGTTCAATAATACTTGGAGACGTATTAGCGGATAATCTTATTTTAAATCCACAAGGAAGACAAACCAATAGGAGCGCTTATGAGTGGTCTTATACTCCACAGTCAGCAACAGTTACAGGATTATATTCTTCTGCATATAGAGTAATTTCCAGAGTTAATAATGTATTGGATAATCTCAATAGAGTTCCTTATACAGATTATATGAAGAATATTGAAGCGGAGGCTAAAGCGATCAGAGCATTTGCTCATTTTGATTTAGTTAGAGCCTATGCGAAAATTCCTACACAAAGCAGTGATGCAATGTCTTCTATGGGAATTGCTTATGTAACAACTTTTAATCCTGAAATTAAACCGTCAAGAGACGCATCTGTAAGTATTACATATGATAAGATTATTGCAGATTTAGAAGATGCGTTAGTTAAAATTAGTCCGGACACCAAATTTATTGGAAGGTTTACTAAAGCTTCTATATTAGGGTTTTTATCTCGTGTTTATTTATATAAAGGAGATTATGCTAAGGTAATAGAATATGGTGAGCAGTCTATAGCACTTTCTTCATCGGTAGGACTAAGATCTAGTTTTGTTAATGTATGGAGAGATGCATCTGATGATGGAGAGTTGTTTACCATTTTAAACTCTAATATAGCTGCAGATAACGTAACTGTAGGAGTAGCTTATAATCAAATGGTACGAGGAATTCGTTCAGAGTATAATGTAAATTATGACTTATTTACAAAGTATAAAGATACCGTAGATATCCGTAAAGAAGCATATGTTGTTACAGCTAACTTTGCAACAACACCTTATAATCATGTGATAAAATATGCCTACCGAGCATCAATTTCGGTAACACAAGTTGTAGATATTAAGTTATTAAGATCTGCTGAAGTATATCTTAATGTTGCGGAAGCATATATGAAATCCCCTGCACCTAATCCGGCTTTAGCTCTTGAAAAACTTAATAAACTAAGAGCACAAAGATATGACAAATATGTTCCTGGAACAGAAACAGGAACGGATCTATTAAATGCAATCTACCTTGAAAGAAGATTAGAATTAGCATTTGAAAATGACCGTTTTTGGACGATTAAAAGATTAGGACAGGCGGTCGTAAGATCTGATTTTGGTTCATCTGTCAATGGAGGAGGAACTGATGCTCCATCAGGTGCATTAAAAACACTTCCTGCAGGTCACTATAGATTTGTATTGCCAATTCCACAAGAGGCGATCAATCTAAATTCTAATTTGAAACAAAACCCAGGATATTAG
- a CDS encoding M1 family metallopeptidase, protein MKKAILSIAVLGLLFSANVSAQTETSGREKVYRATHTKVTELKHTKLKVNFDYQKEQMNGEEWLTASPYFYPTNQLILDAKGMLIHEVALDNNGKKSPLKYEYKDDVLTINLDKTYQKNQDYTVYIKYTSRPNEVKQQGSMAINDAKGLYFINAQGKDPDKPTQIWTQGETESSSAWFPTIDKPNQKTTQEIYMTVPDQYVTLSNGILKDSQKESNGQRTDHWVMDKRHSTYLFFMGVGDYAIVKDKWKNIPVDYYIEKEYEPYAKQIYGNTPEMIEFFSKKMGYDYPWAKYAQISGRDYVSGAMENTTATLHGSDILQKPGQLIDENKWEDTIAHELFHHWFGDLVTAESWSNLTVNESFANYSEYLWNEYKYGKDQADYHQMSDVNMYIHNPSDFKKNLVRFNYDSREDVFDLVTYQKGGGILHMLRNYLGDDAFFAGMNDYLKTNEYKNGEAHQLRLSFEKVSGKDLNWFFNQWYFGSGNPKLSYSYTFEPVKKQVTLVINQTQELPFEFPLAIDVYDNGKPKRYNVWVNAEAKNTFNFDVSKTPDLININADGILVSEITDTKTPEQYLMQFTNSKELKSRYNAVKAIKDQVGKNPAATKLLAAALKDPYFRVRMKALELMDLSNAEQAKVLASDVEKLAANDPKTLVQGSAIAALAKTKDKKYLPLFEKGVNAVSNSVKGNSLSALVTVDPSRANALAEKIDLKGASDDLLAQLLPVVVKNKITSQMANIASVVAFYPFIKFQNPELGKSAEEGFNWIMTSDNLKATESITKLLGQAKSQVAQNPQAKMMISQMLKDGLSKKMELLKQNPQNAASINKQIDALNKSIEEYK, encoded by the coding sequence ATGAAAAAGGCCATTTTATCTATTGCTGTGCTTGGGCTTCTATTTTCAGCCAATGTATCAGCTCAAACCGAAACTTCAGGCAGAGAAAAAGTATACAGAGCAACTCATACAAAAGTAACGGAGCTAAAACATACAAAACTTAAAGTAAACTTTGACTATCAGAAAGAACAAATGAATGGAGAGGAGTGGCTTACAGCCTCACCTTACTTTTATCCTACCAATCAATTGATTCTTGATGCCAAAGGTATGCTGATTCATGAAGTAGCTTTAGATAATAATGGTAAAAAATCTCCTTTAAAATATGAGTATAAAGATGATGTTCTAACTATTAATTTAGATAAGACATATCAAAAAAATCAGGATTACACAGTATATATCAAATATACTTCGCGTCCTAATGAAGTGAAGCAACAAGGAAGTATGGCTATTAATGATGCCAAGGGCTTGTATTTTATTAATGCACAAGGAAAGGATCCTGATAAGCCAACCCAGATATGGACGCAGGGGGAAACAGAGTCTTCATCTGCATGGTTTCCAACTATTGACAAGCCCAATCAAAAAACAACTCAGGAGATTTATATGACAGTTCCTGATCAATACGTAACGCTTTCCAATGGAATATTAAAAGACTCTCAAAAAGAATCAAACGGGCAGAGAACTGATCATTGGGTAATGGATAAAAGACATTCTACCTATCTTTTCTTTATGGGAGTAGGAGATTATGCTATTGTTAAAGATAAGTGGAAAAATATTCCTGTAGACTATTATATAGAAAAAGAGTATGAGCCGTATGCTAAACAGATTTATGGAAATACTCCTGAAATGATTGAATTCTTCTCAAAGAAAATGGGGTATGATTATCCTTGGGCAAAGTATGCACAAATCTCAGGAAGAGACTATGTAAGTGGTGCGATGGAAAATACTACAGCAACGCTTCATGGTAGTGATATTTTGCAAAAGCCTGGACAGCTGATCGATGAGAATAAATGGGAAGATACCATTGCACACGAGTTATTTCATCATTGGTTTGGAGATCTGGTAACGGCAGAAAGTTGGAGTAACCTTACGGTAAATGAGTCTTTTGCTAATTATTCCGAATATCTCTGGAATGAATACAAGTATGGAAAAGATCAGGCGGATTATCATCAGATGAGTGATGTGAATATGTATATTCATAACCCCTCCGATTTTAAGAAAAATTTAGTAAGGTTTAATTATGATTCTCGTGAAGATGTTTTTGACTTGGTGACTTATCAAAAAGGAGGCGGTATTCTTCATATGCTAAGAAATTATTTAGGAGATGACGCATTCTTTGCAGGGATGAATGACTATTTAAAGACCAACGAATATAAAAATGGTGAGGCTCATCAATTGAGACTTTCTTTTGAGAAAGTTTCAGGAAAAGATCTGAACTGGTTTTTCAATCAATGGTATTTTGGAAGTGGAAATCCAAAACTGAGCTATTCTTATACTTTTGAACCTGTTAAAAAGCAAGTTACACTGGTTATTAATCAAACCCAGGAGCTGCCTTTTGAATTTCCTTTGGCAATAGATGTCTATGATAATGGAAAGCCTAAAAGATATAATGTATGGGTAAATGCTGAGGCTAAGAATACATTTAATTTTGATGTTTCAAAAACTCCGGATTTAATCAATATCAATGCAGATGGAATATTGGTGTCAGAAATTACTGATACAAAGACACCGGAACAATATTTAATGCAGTTTACCAACTCCAAGGAGCTAAAGAGCAGATATAATGCAGTAAAAGCTATTAAGGATCAGGTTGGAAAAAATCCGGCTGCTACAAAGTTGCTTGCTGCAGCATTGAAAGACCCTTATTTCAGAGTAAGAATGAAGGCATTGGAATTAATGGATTTGTCTAATGCTGAACAGGCAAAAGTTTTAGCATCAGATGTAGAAAAATTAGCGGCTAATGATCCTAAAACTTTGGTTCAGGGATCGGCGATTGCTGCCTTAGCAAAAACGAAGGATAAAAAATATCTTCCGCTTTTTGAAAAAGGGGTTAATGCTGTTTCAAATTCCGTAAAAGGAAATTCGTTATCAGCTTTAGTTACTGTTGATCCTTCAAGAGCTAATGCTTTAGCTGAAAAAATTGATTTGAAAGGGGCTTCTGATGACCTGTTAGCACAGTTGTTGCCTGTTGTTGTTAAAAACAAAATAACATCTCAGATGGCTAATATTGCTTCTGTTGTAGCATTTTATCCTTTCATTAAGTTTCAGAACCCGGAGTTAGGGAAATCTGCAGAAGAAGGTTTTAACTGGATTATGACTTCAGATAATCTGAAAGCTACAGAAAGTATTACAAAATTATTGGGACAGGCAAAAAGCCAGGTGGCACAAAATCCGCAAGCTAAGATGATGATTTCTCAGATGTTGAAGGATGGTCTCAGTAAAAAGATGGAATTGTTAAAACAAAATCCACAAAATGCTGCAAGTATTAATAAACAAATCGATGCTTTAAACAAATCGATTGAAGAATATAAATAA
- a CDS encoding class I SAM-dependent methyltransferase: MYSTAKNIIKSILPQKFIFENEMFFRKALYPLYKGNHHECNICHSQLKSFIKLDNGNLLCPICGSLPRSRRLYKILKEDYLKPGFSVLDFSPSRAIYRTLKNSKEINYFPTDFENEFLADYHFDITQIDSESEKFDLILCYHILEHIDNDTAAMNELYRVLKKDGMALIQTPFKNGEIYENAEVKTPEERLEHFGQEDHVRIYSVEGLVERLKSTGFQAEIKVFEKDNYFGFSDQETIIICKK; the protein is encoded by the coding sequence ATGTATTCTACTGCAAAAAATATTATCAAAAGCATTCTTCCCCAAAAATTCATTTTTGAAAACGAAATGTTTTTCAGAAAAGCTTTATATCCATTATATAAAGGAAACCATCATGAATGCAATATCTGCCATTCCCAACTTAAGAGTTTTATAAAGCTCGATAACGGAAACCTACTCTGCCCTATTTGTGGAAGTCTACCGAGATCCAGGAGATTGTATAAAATCCTGAAAGAAGACTATTTGAAACCCGGGTTTTCAGTATTAGACTTTTCTCCTTCACGAGCTATTTACCGAACATTGAAAAATTCAAAGGAAATCAATTATTTTCCAACAGATTTCGAAAACGAATTTTTAGCAGATTACCATTTTGATATCACGCAAATTGATTCAGAGTCTGAAAAATTTGATCTTATTCTATGCTACCATATTCTTGAACACATTGACAATGATACGGCTGCTATGAATGAGTTATACAGGGTTTTGAAAAAAGATGGAATGGCTTTAATTCAGACCCCTTTTAAAAATGGAGAAATCTATGAAAATGCTGAAGTAAAAACTCCTGAAGAAAGGTTAGAACATTTCGGACAGGAAGATCATGTACGGATCTATTCTGTGGAAGGACTGGTAGAACGACTAAAAAGCACAGGATTTCAAGCGGAAATCAAAGTTTTTGAAAAAGACAATTACTTTGGTTTTTCGGATCAGGAAACGATTATTATCTGTAAGAAGTAA
- a CDS encoding helix-turn-helix transcriptional regulator: MNDNKFLLNTPKLKKENQLISLVEHQTKFNLNNCEFSIYETHKTAFDVKLHFETIAFTAMLRGKKHMKLENKTGYFDYFPGESMLVAPGETMVIDFPEADETPAQCISLSLNPDFIEDSLNYLNYTLPKVDETSQWHIQLDEYFLFNNKPLAMATNNIMRIAMDDNSQKDVMADFALKELLIRLMQTQARSMVEKNIAKNKSRIGFAVDYIRKNLHQKLSIDSIAKLAYVSKSNFFKMFKDELGTSPNDFILQERINKAKELLAGHNSIKETAYQTGFSDTNYFTRVFKQLVGITPKSYQNKVVLFE; the protein is encoded by the coding sequence ATGAATGATAATAAATTTTTATTAAATACCCCTAAACTGAAAAAAGAAAATCAGTTGATAAGTTTGGTTGAACACCAAACCAAGTTCAATCTAAACAATTGTGAATTCAGTATCTATGAAACTCACAAGACTGCCTTTGATGTCAAACTTCATTTTGAGACTATTGCTTTCACTGCCATGTTAAGAGGTAAAAAACATATGAAGCTGGAGAATAAGACAGGTTATTTTGACTATTTTCCTGGGGAGAGTATGTTAGTTGCTCCTGGAGAAACTATGGTTATTGATTTTCCTGAAGCAGATGAAACACCTGCCCAATGTATTTCATTAAGTCTGAATCCTGATTTTATAGAAGACTCTCTAAATTACCTGAACTATACGCTGCCTAAAGTTGATGAAACATCCCAATGGCATATTCAGCTTGATGAGTATTTTCTTTTTAATAATAAACCGTTAGCTATGGCGACTAATAATATCATGAGAATTGCCATGGATGATAATTCTCAAAAAGATGTCATGGCTGATTTTGCATTGAAAGAACTTTTAATACGATTGATGCAGACCCAGGCAAGAAGCATGGTGGAAAAAAATATTGCTAAAAATAAATCCAGGATAGGTTTTGCTGTCGATTACATAAGGAAAAATCTTCATCAAAAATTATCCATTGACAGTATTGCAAAATTGGCCTATGTCAGCAAATCCAATTTCTTTAAAATGTTTAAAGATGAACTGGGCACTTCTCCAAATGACTTCATTTTGCAAGAGCGAATCAACAAAGCTAAGGAGTTATTAGCTGGACATAACAGTATTAAAGAAACAGCCTATCAGACAGGATTTTCAGACACTAACTATTTTACAAGGGTATTTAAACAGCTAGTGGGTATCACGCCTAAAAGCTATCAGAATAAAGTGGTGTTGTTTGAATAA